The genome window agatataaataagaataaaataataaaaaaaatcttaattaatattttcttaaaatacGTGTAAAAAAAATACGATAAATTAGGAGTAAATTTTACAAAGTGCATGCATGAGAGGAGAGGAAAAGATAGCCATGCTCTTTTGGACTTGCTTCAAACttcaaagaaaagaaaggaatacTGGGAAAGTGGTGTGGAAACTATAGCAATAAAAGAAGATTCAACCAAACGACCCAAAAGTTAAGGCTGGTTAAATTGAAAACGAGCTTATTCAATTTCGCTACTCTTTTTACATTTGTTATCATTCAAACTTCAAAAATAAACAAATTTGGTCCAATCTTTTATAGAACTATCTAAATTTAGCAATTTCGCCAACAcaggactcagttttcagagactAGAAAACCTTGTCTAAAAGACAATTTTGCATTATAGCTACAAATAAGAAAGGTGTTGTGTTTGTCTGTATATTTTCtggaagttattcttcttcttttttagacaaaaataaaataaaaaatagataGGAGGTCAAGGTCGGTGAAAAAATGACTTTAATTTGAATTCATCTAATATATTTACCTCTTTGTCGACCTCTATTGCATGTGACTATATATGTGAGAGTTTCTTCATAGAATTTTCTTCCTCCTTTAATTTATTTTGTGTGATGTTCTTTTTTTAAACTCTTATTTGTGTTTGTGAACTAAAGGAAAAGCTAAACCAAATTAATATTTGACTGCAGTAAGTTTTCATAGTCATGTTCGGCGGGCGACGCTAAGTTGGGACCAAGGGACTTAACTTCTTTTTCTTATAAAGCTATGAAAATTAAATATATTTCTGCATGCCCTTCTTGTAAGGTCAATTGCATACTGAATATTTAATTGGCTACCAATAACATTGTTGAAAAATACCTATAGATTGGACCATCCTTAAATTCAATATCCTCTATATAACTATTAaccaatattaataataatttccGCCTAGAGTAGCTAGTTAGCTAAACCTATATGGAATTAAACCCTAATCTTCcattttcttccctttttttttttgtagttttaCTTAGtgaatctcatttttatcaactAAATATTTCATGTCTCTCCATATCATAATAAAATAGGAgtatgttaggatcgggaacccgggtagtgcgaaatttagccaaacaatggtataatgacaataacaaagacaatggaagttgataacaacggtaattaaagcatataaagaagacatcAATTTAACGTGGGTCGGTCAGTGTGACCTACGTCtagaagcggagaggagcaatttcactataacaataagagtacaaaagagagtacaaaattaaagtaaacactctaattaatcccaaatatcctaagagaataacctcacaagatcactccaaataaatgattcacacaagtgcttcacaacactaactctcatacaaaatactcttaataaaggagaaaaggaagaaacaagaaatgaagactcaagtcttgttggtgtgtaaAATGAACTAATTGCTTTCccttataggcaaaaaagtctttgcttcttaggtgtaaaagaagagatacaacttgtgcaaatgatgtccaccacacaatgcaatatttttgggtcccaaagaatattttcaacaaagtctacactttgcaaagatgtttATACTTATGTGATATGGAtcccattagccaaaatattagCCATAactacaaatctccaccttggcctaattttggctgatatagtaaatttgctctaccttctccgcaaaagtcccaatgggcatatgtcaaaatttaataccatcaaaatcagacaagttgtctgataccgaaattatagtagggcctataacagtggatcccaataaagtatacaacgaaccagatctgtgtgctttcatgatcacaagagcaccatgagaagctttcaaaactccaccttcacctatGTACTtacacccaagagattctagagtgcccaaagatatgagatttttctttaagtcaggaacatgtctaacatcggtgagaattctcaccacaccatcgtgcattttgatccGAATTATACCTTTgtcaataacgttacaagtaacattgttacctagttggacaactccacctgcaactgaatcatatgtagaaaataagTCCCTGCtagggacacatatgatatgaacaaccggaatctaaaattcactcattttcTGATCtcaaactagtttcagttgctaacaATATAGTTCCATCAATTGCTACACTAGCTTCgacggtgtcagtatttttgtgctcattttttctttctttatgcttttctttattttttatcttatagcattcagagataatgtgacttttcttatgacaatagcgacactctaaattattgtatctggatatggagtcggatttgcccctaacaaacaagccaacttccgctagCTTCCcaagtaatatcactatctatctgttcttttggttttaagatagatttaatatccttataagagatattatcctttgcataaagtatagtatctcttatatgcttaaaagatggagGTAGAGAACAAAGaagtaacacggcttgatcctcatctttaatttcagcatctatattactcaaatccataaaaatggaatcaaaggtgtcaagatgagagagaatagaggtaccttcactcatacgaattgtataaagtttcTGCTTCaagtaaagtctattttccaccgtcctcttcatatataaggtttttaatttttttcacatgcctttggctgtggtttctacggaaacttcacgtaaaacctcatttgataGGTTTAAAATGATACTTGCTTTTgactttttgtctatgacggcaaactcctcatccgtcattttatccggcttcttctcctttccttgcaacgtcaaatctaagccatcctaaattaggatagcttccatctttaattgccacattccgaagtttacacttcggtcaaatttctcaacatatgtctttgttagagtcattttggctattgaaactaactcggttagatccggctctcatactaatttgttaggatcgggaacccaggtagtgcggaatttagccaaacaatggtataatgacaataataaagacaatgaaagttgataacaacgacaattaaagcatataaagaagacaccaatttaacgtggttcggttaGTGTGACCTACGtacacaagcggagaggagcaatttcactaacCAATAAGAGTACagaagagagtacaaaattagagtaaacactctaattaatcccaaataccctaagagaataacctcacaagatcactcgaaagaaagggttcacacaagtgcttcccaacactaactctcatacaaaatactcttaataaaggagaaaaggaagaaacaagaaatgaagacttaaGTCTTGTTGGTGAGTAAAATGATCTAattgccttcccttttataggcaaaaaagtcttggcctcttaggtatAAAAGAAGAGATATAACTTGTGCAAATGAAATCCACCACACaatacaatatttttgggtcccaaagaatatttccaactaagtctacactttgcaaagatacttatgcttatgtgatatggattccattagccaaaatattggccaagAGAGTATCAATTAGTGATAACCTCCTCTATTTTTAAATGGTCCTATATTAGATTTAATGATTTTCCTATAGGCAGATCGCAAAATTTTAAGCTAGTGATTATTGAGTATTCCTGCATCTACTATTCTTTTATAACAAGATTTGGACATAGTATATCTTAGGAATTgttttaacaatataataaatagTTTGAGCTCGCATTATTCATGTGACTACCATCGAAAAGTTACAtccaccctccccccccccccccccccccaccaaaAACAAATCcccaacccaaaaaaaaaaaaactcgcCCTTTTACGTTATTTAACATCTCATTTATCTTTTGTATATTACGACAATCAAGTATCAATTTGCGGAGcttcttttttattattataagGAAATATTTATATTACATTAAACGATAATAACATACAAACTTACGTGTTTAGAATTGCATTCTTATCATCTTAGATGGTTTTACCTTAATTCGCGTATAGATTCACATTTCTTGCCTATTTTAAAAGCCACAAATTTAGATCTTGCCCATAAATATAGAGAAGACGAGCAAAACTTACCACACAGCTATAACGTCATTTACCAAGTAAAATCACTTTCTTCTTAATTTGAAGTGTTCAAATCATATGACAACTGACAAGTGAAGAAGTCAAGGTGgggtaagaagaagaaaaaaagtccTACGTGGCAAACATTGTGCCCACAAGTCGTGATAAAGTGGGCCGGTCTGTGAAATTTGTTGACTCTAATGCATCCAAACGaggcccaaaaataaaaaaaatactttaaaccgatttaaaaaattatagccgctaaaatattagtatttttttttgtatacatatatattatatatataatatatttttatataattttcaaCTAACGAATATAAGTTTCGTCGCACAGAGCAATTTTATATTTTACCCAATAAAGAATCCGCACTCCGTCGTCACGAGCTAAGTGCCGGGCCAATTGGGGCAGTGAATTTCTTGGAACGGTTCAATGTCACATTCTCACTCCTTATTttgacaaaaagaaaaaaatcaatgTCATTTCTTTTGCTCAAAAACTTCACACCCCTCTCCCCCAAAATCTTTACTACGAAGATTTTCGGGTTACTTGGCTAAGTTTATAAAGCACTTTTTGATTTATCCACATATTTGATAAATATTTAAAGTGTTTATAGGTTAAAAATTTAATTTGACTAAtacttttactagtttatccttaataatattttctaatcacaaaatatttttttcaaaataaattttctgactttctcttcattccatattcgttgttaattcttttctttagaatttttttaatttataatcttttaaAAACAATTCAAGGgtattttagttattttaataAAAGAATAGTTTATCGGCACTTTTTTATCAAACATATCAAATGTTTATTTTCAGTTTCAACACTTGTATCCACGTAAatacttattttaaaaatcagtttCAGCGCTTAAAAAAGCTTTTCAACACTCAAACTTATCAGCTATTTACAATCAGTTAATCCAAATTAGCTCTAAGTATATTTTTTCGTTCATTTGAAATAgtttaatttcattaattattctCTAATTTATGGAGTAATTCTTTTTTGTCACATCTAAAAATGGTTTATAATTTTGATGAGCTCTTTCCCAAAACTTTTCTATCACATGGACGGTGGACCCCACTAAAACCCTGGTCCCAGCTTTGACACAACTCGTTTCCAAGTGGGGTCACTTGACAAATCCTTTCTCCAATTCTTTACTACTCTTTTGTTtgtctaattttcagaaaaaTCAAATCCCATCAATTTCTCTTTCAAACAAATCTAGAAACTCAACTCTTTTTCACTTCCACAAAAAAAACCCACCTTATATTTGGTCTTCCTTTCCCTAGTCTCGAGTCTCAAGTCTCAACTTCCCCTTTTAATTAGCCGAGTCCATTGCTTCTTTTCTTCTCACTTCCCATTTCTCTCTCCCTTTCTGTTTTTCCCTTTCTTCTCATTTCTCTTCATATATGGCCAATGGAAGTGGACTCTCTTTTGATCCAGATCCCATCAAacacttccttccttttcttgaaCCTAAAAAATTATTCAAGTTTCAACCTTTGTTAACATCAATGGAGTCATCACCTTATAAAAACAGGTCACCACCTTCTACTATTCAATTCCCAGTTAACCTTAACTGCTCAAATACTGATCATaatcaagaagaagaagaagggcaGAAAATTAGACCAGTTATTGATGAAATGGACTTCTTTGCTGATCATAAAAAAGATGGTAGTAATTCTGAAGAAGCTGCAACAACAGCTAATAATACTACTATGGACACTGAAAGAAAAGAATCCAACACCCCTCCTCCTGAATTGGATTTTAACATTAATGTAAGTTACCCAATTTAGTATTTTTACCAAAAGTCttgttttttttataaaaaaaaaaaatcagtttagTGAATTTTAAGTACTGAATTTTGATACAATTATTATATCATTTTTGTAGACTGGTTTGCATCTTCTTACGGCAAATACTTATAGTGATCAGTCTATAGTGGAAGATGGCTTATCTCCTAATTCTGAAGATAAAAGAACCAAGAATGAGGTAAGAGTAAGATCATTCACCAATTATAGTACTACTAGTTCTAGTATTTTTAGCTATGTTAGAAACTTGAATTTATAGTCTCATTATATTCCTATTTCAGTTAGCAGTTCTTCAAGCTGAATTGGAAAGAATGAATGGTGAAAATCGACGTTTAAAGGACATGTTAAATCAGGCGACGAACGATTATAGTAACTTGCACATGCAAATGATGACAATGATacagcaacaacaacatcaaGAAAATGATCAACGCGACGGGAAAAGTGATGAAGTGAGACAACAAATTCAAAGCAAAAATGGTCTTGGAGGAGGAGGACAAATAGTGCCTAGGCAATTTATGGATCTTGGcctagctgctgccactggttcTGAAGTGGAAGAGACTTCGTTGTCTTCGTCAGAGGGGCGAAGTGGAAGGGATAAATCACGATCACCAACGAATAATATGGAATCAGGTTCCACATGTGGAATTGGAAGAGAAGATAGTCCTGAAAAAGGTTCACCTGGTTGGGGTCCTAATAAAATTCCAAGACTTGGTAATGGCTCTAAAACTACTGATCAAGCTACTGAGGCTACTATGAGAAAGGCTCGTGTCTCGGTCAGGGCTCGATCAGAGGCTCCTATGGTACGAAATCTTTTATTGAATTCAATTACTCctatttgattttaaaaaaaaattatttgttgGAAACTAATGGAtactttttttgtgtgtgtggatACAATCAGATCACAGATGGTTGCCAATGGCGAAAGTATGGACAGAAAATGGCGAAAGGAAACCCGTGTCCTCGGGCTTATTACCGATGCACCATGGCAGCTGGTTGCCCAGTTCGGAAGCAAGTATGTTTTTGTTTAGTCCAacaatttatttctgtacttaCTCATGATTTTTTCCAGAGTTATTTCTTAGTCAATCTGAATCACAAAGGtcaacaatctcaataaaattGTGTTAGTTGTACACTTCATATCTAACACTGATTGTTAATGCTAGTTGGTGTTAGGTTGCTAGTGATATTTCTTGATCGAATACAAAAATATCTTTTTCCAACAATAATCAAGTGAGAATCTTGAGTAATTCAAGTCAAAGATATATATTATAAAGCAAATAAAAGCAACCAAAGTCATTTTACATTTTCATTTGGTATTCTTTGAATTTCAAGAATCTTTTGACTGAAGTGAATTTTGCTGCATAATTGACAGGTTCAAAGATGTGCAGAGGACAGAACAATCTTGATCACAACTTATGAAGGAACTCACAATCATCCATTACCTCCAGCAGCAATGGCAATGGCGTCGACAACTTCCTCAGCAGCAAGAATGTTGCTTTCAGGTTCTATGCCAAGTGCAGATGGGCTAATGAATTCCAATTTCTTTGCTAGAACTTTACTCCCTTGTTCCTCTAGCATGGCTACAATTTCAGCCTCCGCGCCATTTCCTACTGTTACATTGGACCTAACTCAATCCCCGAACCCTTTGCAATTTCCAAGATCCCCTAACCAATTCCAAGTCCCATTCTCAAATCCACCCCACAATATGTTATCAAATCCAGCTGCTGCACTTTTGCCTCAGATTTTTAACCAGGCTTTATATAACCAATCCAAATTTTCTGGCCTACAATTGTCCCAAGATTCGGAAGGACAGAACGCCTCAACATTGCCATCGTCGATTCATCAATCGAACCACAACCCTTTGGCTGACACAGTGAATGCTCTCACTGCTGATCCTAATTTCACAGCAGCATTAGCAGCAGCCATCACTTCCCTTATTGGAAATCCTCAGCAGCCAAACAATGGTAGTACTAACAATACTACTGCTATCACAACGACCGCAAACAACCAAAACAGCAGTGTCACCAATGGCAATAACACCAGCAATGGCAACCAATAAAGTCGTTAATTCAAGTTTTCCAGCAAATTGATAGTTAGCCAATTGCTGCTCATTTCctttcaatttttttctttttcttaaatttGTTTTTTGCTTAGTTAGTAATCAGGAAAGTGAGATTACTATACtagattttttttgttttataggTGGATTAAACATATATCTTCAATTCTTTTCGGGTTCTGAATAATGTAATTCAAGATTTCTTATCAATACAAGGAAAATGTTGGCAAGAAAAAGAACAGAAATGATTGAAATTCATTTCTGTCTTTCTTCTATTCTTTTGTTAGTTCATCTTTGTTTGTCAACAAAAATACACATAGGGAGTTACAAGGCAAGTGATTATTAAAGGGAAGAAAATGAAAAGATGGTTTAGAAAATATTGTAATCCATGGAATTCATTTTCAAGTCATTTATATGGAAGAGAGCTTTGGAACATCGGTCAAGTTGTCTTCGTGTGTGGCTACATAACACTCTCTTGGGTTGTGGTGGCGTAATACTTTGCCCTTTTAAGTCATATTCATATGGGAGTCAAGAAAGGAGTCAATAAAACCGTCTCAAAGTTGTTAGAAATTAAGGAGTTTGTTTGACGTGGAAATACGTATGATATTGAGAAAGAAGAAACAAATAGAGGACCTAAAAGAGAGAGTAGCGAGAAAGAGATTTGGTTGCTTGTCTCATTTGGACTTGTCATCTTGCTTTTCTTCTCACCCACAAATGacaaatttcaccaaatgggGAGAGAAGACAAGTTCCATTTTGATGTTGCATATATTGTCGTTCACTTAGCAATTCCCTTGTCTATACCTAAAGATGACAGAATCAAGGTTTGACACATGATCTTTTATggattcttttttcttctttgcaTAAAATTTATACACGCTAGGTttgcttggccggttattatctaAAGAGTTTTTATATACGGATAGCTTAAAATATATAAGTTATATCTTTATCTTATATGCTATAAAAAAATAAGCAAGCAATTTGCTACTACATATAAAATTATATTgcataataatatatatttttgcgACATCATCCatgtatatataagttaaatccttaTCTTTAATGCTATGGATTTGCCTTTTGTTGATAATAGTTGTATAAGTAGACAAAAGGTCATTGCTGATATTCTTGTTTGGA of Nicotiana tomentosiformis chromosome 7, ASM39032v3, whole genome shotgun sequence contains these proteins:
- the LOC104107705 gene encoding probable WRKY transcription factor 31, producing the protein MANGSGLSFDPDPIKHFLPFLEPKKLFKFQPLLTSMESSPYKNRSPPSTIQFPVNLNCSNTDHNQEEEEGQKIRPVIDEMDFFADHKKDGSNSEEAATTANNTTMDTERKESNTPPPELDFNINTGLHLLTANTYSDQSIVEDGLSPNSEDKRTKNELAVLQAELERMNGENRRLKDMLNQATNDYSNLHMQMMTMIQQQQHQENDQRDGKSDEVRQQIQSKNGLGGGGQIVPRQFMDLGLAAATGSEVEETSLSSSEGRSGRDKSRSPTNNMESGSTCGIGREDSPEKGSPGWGPNKIPRLGNGSKTTDQATEATMRKARVSVRARSEAPMITDGCQWRKYGQKMAKGNPCPRAYYRCTMAAGCPVRKQVQRCAEDRTILITTYEGTHNHPLPPAAMAMASTTSSAARMLLSGSMPSADGLMNSNFFARTLLPCSSSMATISASAPFPTVTLDLTQSPNPLQFPRSPNQFQVPFSNPPHNMLSNPAAALLPQIFNQALYNQSKFSGLQLSQDSEGQNASTLPSSIHQSNHNPLADTVNALTADPNFTAALAAAITSLIGNPQQPNNGSTNNTTAITTTANNQNSSVTNGNNTSNGNQ